One region of Candidatus Bathyarchaeota archaeon genomic DNA includes:
- a CDS encoding radical SAM protein codes for MVELDPKVIVREEAACYLLYNGLNLGLISVSKEAYHRCILKDNFEKQDETFLNWLFTNSFLKEKPQNPTAAPVDDGVPHTAATFYDIKSEISPLNILWALSPKCNLSCIYCFPDAKTHQTKEKTLTLREFEEIADKIIQAKAFKVTLTGGECLLLEDLWSVVEKLKAAGVTVAVLTNGVSMPPEVLQKIKAFNLFVGISLDGSTEEVNSLTRGKSAFQKTVNTIKKLIENGVSTTVMVTVTKHNFSEIEKIADLASALGVSAITLQDLRPFGTKNDYDQLKLTPVQEKKLKNLLTRLIAEYPKIFFNTAELTIFDRANPEGNQMQCPAGDNFAYIDFYGDLYPCTSLSTFKLGNLLGGSISELWQNSESIKQLRAIKASPIDNLPECRSCANKVNCDGGCRGDALFYNNDLLGLPSRCPKALGNL; via the coding sequence AGTAATCGTACGCGAAGAAGCAGCCTGCTATCTTCTCTATAATGGTTTAAATCTTGGCTTAATCAGCGTCTCAAAAGAAGCCTACCACCGATGCATCCTCAAAGATAACTTTGAAAAACAAGACGAAACGTTTCTGAATTGGCTTTTTACAAACAGCTTCCTAAAAGAAAAACCCCAAAACCCTACTGCTGCTCCGGTTGATGATGGTGTTCCGCATACAGCTGCAACATTCTACGATATTAAAAGCGAAATAAGCCCGCTCAACATTTTATGGGCTTTATCTCCCAAATGTAACCTCTCATGCATCTACTGTTTCCCTGACGCAAAAACGCACCAAACAAAAGAAAAAACGCTTACCCTGCGGGAATTTGAAGAAATCGCAGATAAAATAATTCAAGCTAAAGCGTTTAAAGTGACATTGACAGGCGGAGAATGCCTCTTACTTGAAGACCTCTGGAGTGTTGTTGAAAAGTTGAAAGCCGCGGGGGTAACGGTTGCGGTTTTAACGAACGGCGTTTCAATGCCCCCAGAGGTTCTGCAGAAAATTAAGGCATTCAACTTATTCGTGGGCATAAGCCTTGATGGCTCCACTGAAGAAGTAAACAGCCTAACCCGAGGAAAATCTGCATTCCAAAAAACAGTCAATACAATAAAAAAGCTAATCGAAAACGGTGTGTCCACAACAGTTATGGTGACAGTAACAAAACACAATTTTTCTGAAATAGAAAAAATCGCGGATTTAGCCTCCGCTCTGGGGGTTTCTGCTATTACGTTGCAAGACCTGAGGCCCTTTGGAACCAAGAACGATTATGACCAACTAAAACTTACCCCCGTCCAAGAAAAAAAGCTGAAAAATCTGCTCACCCGCCTAATAGCGGAGTATCCAAAAATCTTCTTCAACACCGCCGAACTAACAATCTTTGACCGCGCAAATCCAGAGGGTAACCAAATGCAATGCCCCGCCGGAGACAATTTTGCTTACATCGACTTCTACGGCGATCTATACCCTTGCACCTCGCTTTCGACCTTTAAGCTGGGTAATCTTTTAGGCGGCAGCATTTCGGAGTTGTGGCAAAATTCAGAATCCATAAAACAGCTACGAGCAATCAAAGCAAGCCCCATAGATAACCTCCCGGAATGCCGAAGTTGCGCAAATAAGGTCAACTGTGATGGCGGCTGCAGAGGCGACGCATTATTCTACAACAACGATTTGCTTGGGTTGCCGTCTCGGTGCCCGAAAGCGTTGGGGAATTTGTGA
- a CDS encoding lipocalin family protein — protein MLKQTGDLEAVSHVDLNRYLGKWYEIAHLPARFQEGCQNTTATYTLRKDGSISVLNQCTRNGKSKLAKGKAKVVDKTTNANLKVTFFWPFYGDYWIINLGSGYEYAVVGTPDRRYLWILCRTPTMDEKLYTQLTDWAKTKGFDVSELIKTIQN, from the coding sequence TTGTTGAAACAGACCGGAGACCTCGAAGCTGTTTCTCACGTAGACCTTAACCGCTACTTAGGGAAATGGTACGAGATTGCTCATTTACCTGCGCGATTTCAGGAAGGTTGCCAAAACACCACCGCAACCTACACACTACGCAAAGACGGATCCATATCGGTTCTAAACCAATGCACAAGAAACGGCAAATCAAAACTAGCCAAAGGCAAGGCCAAAGTAGTCGACAAAACCACCAACGCGAATCTTAAAGTCACTTTTTTTTGGCCCTTCTATGGCGATTATTGGATAATTAACCTCGGTTCAGGCTATGAATACGCTGTTGTTGGCACACCTGACCGAAGGTACCTCTGGATTTTGTGCCGCACACCAACTATGGACGAAAAACTATACACACAACTAACCGACTGGGCAAAAACAAAGGGCTTTGACGTCTCAGAACTAATTAAAACCATCCAAAACTGA
- a CDS encoding YkgJ family cysteine cluster protein has protein sequence MKSQKVIFPSTGGFICKTCGICCHMQPPDVDQIEKEAIENKGHKSFLDPPDPTGLRWIKRKKDGTCHFLGKDNQCIIYSVRPAACKIEPYTIADYDYEKNEIVLELNFPFSCCCPGVCEEKTNPSSETADAARVLVQKILILTSQDLELPIRDRRVHAEARSRLLRRGVEAADLHV, from the coding sequence TTGAAATCCCAAAAAGTAATTTTCCCCTCAACCGGAGGATTCATTTGCAAAACCTGCGGAATCTGCTGCCACATGCAACCCCCCGACGTAGACCAAATTGAAAAAGAAGCCATCGAAAACAAGGGCCACAAAAGCTTCCTTGACCCACCCGACCCCACCGGACTTCGATGGATAAAAAGAAAAAAGGACGGCACCTGCCACTTCTTAGGTAAAGACAACCAATGCATCATCTACTCCGTTCGCCCAGCAGCCTGCAAAATCGAACCCTACACCATCGCTGATTATGATTATGAAAAAAACGAGATTGTGTTGGAATTGAATTTTCCGTTTTCCTGCTGTTGCCCGGGTGTTTGCGAGGAAAAAACCAATCCTTCTTCTGAGACGGCGGATGCGGCTCGTGTTTTGGTGCAAAAGATTTTGATTTTGACTTCTCAGGACTTGGAGTTGCCTATTCGGGATAGGCGAGTGCATGCGGAGGCGCGTTCGAGGTTGCTGCGCAGAGGGGTTGAAGCGGCTGATTTGCACGTTTAG
- a CDS encoding archaeal proteasome endopeptidase complex subunit alpha, translating into MSVFAKPGAYDYNATVFSPDGRLYQVEYAMELVNRGATIVGIKCPEGVVLGSEENLDVLEKANDSWKIFKIDQHIAAAIVGLSSDAKVLVEKARIDAQSNKLTFDETIDVETVTEHICDIQQVYTQHGGGRPFGAALIIGGVDKTGPHVFATQPTGTYKAFKATALGAGREGVLSILKEEYREDLTLEGSIKLAVKCLIKSCQERQVAPRLKIAVVPVATKKMEMLSDETVQNKITENA; encoded by the coding sequence ATGTCTGTGTTTGCAAAGCCAGGAGCATATGACTATAATGCTACAGTTTTCTCGCCTGACGGGCGACTATACCAAGTAGAATACGCGATGGAGTTGGTTAACCGAGGCGCCACCATTGTGGGCATAAAATGCCCCGAAGGCGTAGTTTTAGGTTCAGAAGAAAACCTTGACGTCCTCGAAAAAGCCAACGATTCCTGGAAAATATTCAAAATAGACCAACACATAGCAGCAGCCATAGTAGGATTAAGTTCAGACGCAAAAGTTCTAGTCGAAAAAGCAAGAATCGACGCCCAAAGTAACAAACTCACCTTTGACGAAACCATCGACGTAGAAACCGTTACAGAACACATCTGCGACATACAACAAGTATACACCCAACACGGCGGCGGACGCCCCTTCGGAGCAGCCCTAATCATAGGAGGCGTCGACAAAACAGGCCCACACGTGTTCGCTACTCAACCCACAGGCACCTATAAGGCCTTTAAGGCCACCGCTTTAGGTGCAGGCAGAGAAGGTGTGCTCTCGATTCTAAAAGAAGAATACCGTGAGGATTTGACACTTGAAGGCAGCATAAAACTCGCAGTTAAATGTCTCATAAAAAGCTGCCAAGAAAGACAGGTGGCGCCCAGATTAAAAATCGCTGTTGTGCCTGTTGCGACAAAGAAGATGGAAATGCTATCTGACGAAACTGTGCAGAACAAAATCACAGAAAACGCGTAA
- the aqpZ gene encoding aquaporin Z, with the protein MKKYVAELIGTMVLVLLGCGSAVIAGQYVGYYGISFAFGLAVVAMVYAIGSVSGCHINPAISISMLVAGKISVKDTVFYVVFQCVGAIIGAGILYAIAIGNPMYSLTLDGLGANSFSTYSLASVLVTEIVLTFLFVLVVHGSTHERVPKGFAGLAIGLTLVVVHLVAIPIDGTSVNPARSLGPAIFVQGAALSQLWVFWVAPIIGGIIAAVVWKLFK; encoded by the coding sequence ATGAAAAAATACGTTGCCGAATTAATCGGAACAATGGTTTTGGTGCTTTTAGGCTGTGGCAGCGCAGTAATTGCTGGACAATACGTAGGTTATTATGGCATTTCCTTTGCTTTTGGTCTTGCCGTAGTAGCCATGGTCTACGCAATTGGCAGCGTTTCAGGATGTCACATAAACCCCGCAATCTCCATTTCTATGTTGGTTGCCGGAAAAATCAGCGTCAAAGACACAGTATTCTATGTAGTCTTTCAATGTGTAGGAGCAATTATCGGTGCAGGTATACTCTACGCCATTGCAATCGGAAACCCCATGTATAGTTTAACTCTCGACGGCTTAGGCGCAAACTCTTTTAGTACATACTCTTTAGCGTCAGTTCTAGTCACTGAAATCGTTTTGACCTTCCTATTCGTGCTTGTCGTTCACGGCTCAACACATGAACGCGTACCCAAAGGATTCGCAGGTTTAGCCATAGGCTTAACGTTGGTGGTTGTGCATTTGGTTGCAATCCCCATTGATGGAACCTCCGTAAACCCCGCAAGAAGCTTGGGTCCTGCAATTTTTGTCCAAGGCGCTGCGCTGAGTCAACTTTGGGTCTTCTGGGTAGCCCCGATAATCGGCGGAATCATAGCGGCTGTTGTCTGGAAACTATTCAAATAA
- a CDS encoding class I SAM-dependent methyltransferase — protein MELPPIFWEVHHNLPREGPGDNESTAKAFRMIKALPAEPRILDVGCGPGMQTIELAKLSQGLIEAVDFHQPYLDQLKANAEKEGLSNRIKVVKGDMFNLGYAVESFDLIWCEGAIFVIGFEKGLREWRPLLTKNGYLVVSELSWLITDLPQEILDYMNQIYPQAKSIEKNKKTAQEAGYRVINSFILPKDSWWTNYYTPIEAKLPDLRTKHEGEPEALQYLDSEKKESEMFRKYSDYYGYVFYVLEKS, from the coding sequence ATGGAATTGCCACCAATATTCTGGGAAGTGCACCATAATCTACCACGAGAAGGACCCGGCGATAATGAATCAACCGCTAAAGCCTTCCGAATGATTAAAGCACTACCCGCTGAGCCACGTATACTTGACGTTGGCTGTGGTCCAGGGATGCAAACGATAGAATTGGCCAAACTGTCGCAAGGTCTAATTGAAGCGGTAGATTTTCATCAGCCCTACCTAGACCAACTAAAGGCAAACGCAGAAAAGGAGGGCTTGAGCAACAGAATTAAAGTCGTCAAGGGCGACATGTTCAATCTCGGATACGCCGTTGAGAGTTTTGATTTGATTTGGTGTGAAGGAGCAATATTTGTCATAGGCTTTGAAAAGGGTCTTCGTGAATGGCGGCCACTGTTGACTAAGAATGGTTACCTTGTGGTTTCGGAGCTTTCCTGGCTAATAACAGATTTGCCACAAGAAATTTTGGACTACATGAACCAAATTTATCCCCAAGCAAAAAGCATCGAGAAGAACAAGAAAACCGCACAAGAAGCAGGCTACCGAGTCATTAATTCGTTTATTCTACCTAAAGATAGCTGGTGGACCAATTATTACACGCCAATAGAAGCCAAACTCCCCGACCTGAGAACTAAACATGAAGGCGAACCCGAAGCCCTGCAGTATTTAGATAGCGAAAAGAAAGAAAGTGAAATGTTCCGCAAATACTCAGATTACTATGGCTACGTGTTTTACGTGTTAGAAAAGAGCTAA